One window of the Gymnogyps californianus isolate 813 chromosome 13, ASM1813914v2, whole genome shotgun sequence genome contains the following:
- the MRPS25 gene encoding 28S ribosomal protein S25, mitochondrial → MPMKGRFPIRRTLQYLSQGDVIFKSSVKVMTVNYNTAGELSEGARKFVFFNIPQIQYKNPWVQIMLFRNMTPSPFLRFYLDNGEQVLVDVEDKTNKEITEHIKKILGKSKETLEKEERERKKLSHPATFGPKKYHLRECMCEIEGQVPCPAFVPLPKEMRGKYKAAMKNEASA, encoded by the exons ATGCCGATGAAGGGCCGGTTCCCCATCAGGCGGACGCTGCAGTATCTCAGCCAGGGCGACGTCATCTTCAAGAGCTCGGTGAAGGTGATGACCGTGAACTACAACACGGCGGGAGAGCTGAGCGAGGGGGCGAG aAAGTTTGTGTTTTTCAACATCCCCCAGATCCAGTACAAGAACCCCTGGGTGCAGATCATGCTGTTCAGGAACATGACCCCCTCGCCCTTCCTCCGGTTCTACCTGG ACAACGGAGAACAAGTTTTGGTTGACGTGGAAGATAAAACCAACAAAGAGATAACcgagcacattaaaaaaatcttgggGAAAAGCAA AGAAACACTcgaaaaagaggaaagagaaaggaaaaaactatCCCATCCAGCAACTTTTGGGCCCAAGAAGTATCATCTGCGAGAATGCATGTGTGAAATTGAAGGCCAAGTTCCCTGCCCTGCTTTTGTGCCACTGCCCAAAGAGATGAGGGGAAAATATAAAGCTGctatgaaaaatgaagcatCGGCCTGA